From one Micromonospora siamensis genomic stretch:
- a CDS encoding YlbL family protein gives MRRRGVTVLLGALLTALLSIGVLGAPIPYVVLGPGPTVNTLGTADGKEVIQVSGRPTSTSAGQLRLTTVGVQPSVRLRSALAGWFSHDEAVVPRELVYPPGESQQEVEKRNAEDFQASQTSAETAALRELGFPVQVLVKTVLAGGPSNGRLQVGDVLTSVDGTPVTSASKLTELIRAKPAGTSLKIGYTRAGAPATADVTSREQDGRPRIGVEIDQRQPHPFTLSIDLGDIGGPSAGLMFALGVVDKLEPADLTGGKIIAGTGTIDDEGRVGPIGGIAQKLVGAKRAGAKVFLVPADNCAEAVRNPQPDLPLLKVGSLDEALETLEKLRSGGQPTRC, from the coding sequence ATGAGACGACGCGGCGTGACCGTCCTTCTCGGTGCCCTGCTCACCGCCCTGCTCAGCATCGGGGTGCTCGGTGCGCCCATCCCGTACGTCGTGCTCGGTCCCGGACCGACGGTGAACACCCTGGGCACCGCGGACGGCAAGGAGGTCATCCAGGTCAGCGGGCGGCCGACCTCGACCTCCGCCGGGCAGCTCCGGCTCACCACCGTCGGCGTGCAGCCCAGCGTGCGGCTGCGCTCGGCGCTGGCCGGCTGGTTCTCCCACGACGAGGCGGTGGTGCCGCGCGAGCTGGTCTACCCGCCGGGGGAGTCCCAGCAGGAGGTGGAGAAGCGCAACGCCGAGGACTTCCAGGCGTCCCAGACCAGCGCGGAGACGGCGGCTCTGCGGGAGCTGGGATTCCCGGTCCAGGTGCTGGTCAAGACGGTGCTCGCGGGCGGGCCGTCGAACGGTCGGCTCCAGGTCGGCGACGTGCTCACCTCGGTCGACGGCACGCCGGTGACCAGCGCCTCGAAGCTGACCGAGCTGATCCGGGCCAAGCCGGCCGGCACCTCGCTCAAGATCGGCTACACCCGGGCCGGGGCCCCCGCCACGGCGGACGTCACCAGCCGGGAGCAGGACGGCCGGCCGCGGATCGGGGTCGAGATCGACCAGCGGCAGCCGCACCCGTTCACCCTCAGCATCGACCTGGGCGACATCGGCGGCCCGAGCGCCGGCCTGATGTTCGCCCTCGGCGTGGTGGACAAGCTGGAACCGGCCGACCTCACCGGCGGGAAGATCATCGCCGGCACCGGGACCATCGACGACGAGGGTCGGGTCGGCCCGATCGGCGGCATCGCGCAGAAACTGGTCGGCGCGAAGCGGGCCGGCGCGAAGGTCTTCCTGGTCCCCGCGGACAACTGCGCGGAGGCGGTCCGCAACCCGCAGCCCGACCTGCCGTTGCTCAAGGTGGGCTCGCTGGACGAGGCCCTCGAGACCCTGGAGAAGCTCCGCTCCGGAGGCCAGCCGACCCGCTGCTGA
- a CDS encoding zinc-dependent metalloprotease: MQQFMSQLQNLLSAPGSGPVNWDLARQVAASQLAASGDPAVSMYERHAVEEALRLADLWLEPASAWPTGIQTSLAWNRNEWIYKTLDVWRKLCDPVASRMVGAMGDLVPPEARAQLGPMQSMVATLGGALFGGQLGQALGSLAAEVLSAGDIGLPLGPAGTAALIPANIRAYGQGLELPEDEVRLYVALREAAHQRLFQHVPWLRGHVLTAVENYASGIRVNREAIEEAMGRVDPTDPESMQAIALEGIFTPEDTPAQKASLARLETVLALVEGWVCHVVDSAAGDRLPNVVRLGEAFRRRRAAGGPAEQTFAALVGLELRPRRLREAAALWAALTEHRGIAGRDALWDHPDLLPSDDDFADPVAFAQSQLDQGELDTFDFTAPGGPEEQPPGGGRSEGPEDTEGGAARS, encoded by the coding sequence ATGCAGCAGTTCATGTCACAGCTGCAAAACCTGCTCTCGGCACCGGGCAGCGGGCCGGTGAACTGGGACCTGGCCCGGCAGGTGGCCGCCAGCCAGCTCGCGGCCTCCGGCGACCCGGCCGTCTCGATGTACGAGCGGCACGCCGTGGAGGAGGCGCTGCGCCTGGCCGACCTGTGGCTGGAGCCGGCCTCCGCCTGGCCGACCGGCATCCAGACCTCGCTGGCCTGGAACCGCAACGAGTGGATCTACAAGACCCTCGACGTGTGGCGCAAGCTCTGCGACCCGGTGGCCAGCCGGATGGTCGGCGCGATGGGCGACCTGGTGCCGCCGGAGGCCCGGGCCCAGCTCGGCCCGATGCAGTCGATGGTCGCCACGCTGGGCGGGGCGCTCTTCGGCGGCCAGCTCGGCCAGGCGCTCGGCTCGCTCGCCGCGGAGGTGCTCTCCGCCGGCGACATCGGGCTGCCGCTCGGCCCGGCCGGCACGGCCGCGCTGATCCCGGCCAACATCCGGGCGTACGGCCAGGGCCTGGAGCTGCCCGAGGACGAGGTACGCCTCTACGTCGCGCTCCGCGAGGCGGCGCACCAGCGGCTGTTCCAGCACGTCCCGTGGCTGCGCGGGCACGTGCTGACCGCCGTGGAGAACTACGCCTCGGGCATCCGGGTCAACCGGGAGGCGATCGAGGAGGCGATGGGCCGGGTCGACCCGACCGACCCGGAGTCGATGCAGGCGATCGCCCTGGAGGGCATCTTCACCCCGGAGGACACGCCGGCGCAGAAGGCGTCGCTGGCCCGGCTGGAGACGGTGCTCGCCCTGGTCGAGGGCTGGGTCTGCCACGTGGTGGACAGCGCCGCCGGCGACCGGCTGCCGAACGTCGTACGCCTGGGCGAGGCGTTCCGCCGGCGCCGGGCCGCCGGTGGCCCCGCCGAGCAGACGTTCGCCGCCCTGGTCGGGCTGGAGCTGCGGCCGCGCCGGCTGCGCGAGGCCGCCGCGCTCTGGGCGGCGTTGACCGAGCACCGGGGCATCGCCGGCCGGGACGCCCTGTGGGACCACCCGGACCTGCTCCCCTCCGACGACGACTTCGCCGACCCGGTGGCGTTCGCGCAGTCCCAGCTCGACCAGGGTGAGCTGGACACGTTCGACTTCACCGCGCCGGGTGGCCCGGAGGAGCAGCCGCCGGGCGGCGGCCGCTCGGAGGGCCCGGAGGACACCGAGGGCGGCGCCGCGCGCTCCTGA
- a CDS encoding IS5 family transposase: MCRCVCKPAYESSLTDGQWAVIKPLLPVRDPRRGGRPLRYPRRLVIDTILYVLRTGTAWRHVPHDLVPWDVAYRWFRCWSADGTWDRVHDLLRDAVRVAEGRDPQPSAAVLDSQTAHSHQGGEAIGYDAGKRTRGRKRHVLVDTCGLLLKAVVHSASIQERAGAKLVLARITETFPLLGLVWADAGYVNQVDKGLLAWARTHAGLDLQIVARNADVKGFQVLPRRWVVERTFAWLGRCRRLARDYERKPAHAEAMIKVAMIRLMAARLAGEDIEPQGPIETEAARRLDDELNPK; encoded by the coding sequence CTGTGTCGCTGTGTCTGTAAACCGGCCTACGAGTCGTCGTTGACGGATGGGCAGTGGGCGGTCATCAAGCCGTTGCTGCCGGTGCGGGATCCGCGGCGGGGTGGTCGGCCGTTGCGGTATCCACGTCGGCTGGTCATTGACACGATCCTGTACGTGTTGCGCACTGGTACGGCGTGGCGGCATGTGCCCCATGACCTCGTGCCGTGGGACGTGGCCTACCGGTGGTTCCGGTGCTGGAGCGCCGACGGCACGTGGGATCGGGTTCACGACCTGCTGCGCGACGCGGTGCGAGTGGCCGAGGGACGTGATCCGCAGCCGTCGGCGGCGGTCCTCGATTCGCAGACCGCGCACAGTCATCAGGGCGGTGAGGCGATCGGCTACGACGCCGGCAAACGCACGCGGGGCCGTAAGCGGCATGTCCTGGTCGACACGTGCGGGCTGCTGCTCAAGGCCGTGGTGCATTCCGCGTCGATCCAGGAGCGTGCCGGCGCCAAGCTGGTCCTGGCGAGGATCACCGAGACGTTCCCGCTGCTGGGTCTGGTCTGGGCCGACGCCGGCTACGTCAACCAGGTCGACAAAGGCCTGCTGGCGTGGGCCCGCACCCACGCCGGACTCGACCTGCAGATCGTGGCCCGCAACGCCGACGTGAAAGGCTTCCAGGTGCTACCCCGCAGGTGGGTGGTGGAACGGACCTTTGCCTGGTTGGGACGGTGCAGACGGTTGGCCCGCGACTACGAACGCAAGCCCGCGCACGCCGAAGCGATGATCAAAGTCGCCATGATCCGCCTGATGGCCGCCCGCCTCGCCGGCGAGGACATCGAACCGCAAGGCCCGATCGAGACCGAAGCAGCTCGACGCCTCGACGACGAACTCAACCCGAAGTAG
- a CDS encoding IS110 family RNA-guided transposase: protein MTAKKRQVTGGVDTHGKTHHAAAVDQAGRVLGDQQFPATAAGYQQLLLWLRAFGRVVKVGVEGTGAYGAGLARHLSASGITVVEIDRPDRKTRRSKGKSDPIDALAAARTALSGQATGVPKTRTGPVEAIRVLRVARRGAVKARTAALNQLHGLITSAPDALREDLAGLTGAALVQRCVDLRVEESTLTDPVHATNAALAAIATRITALNAEIAHADRRLRPAVARTAPALSRLFGAGPEVAGQLLTTAGDNPDRLRSEAALAHLCGAAPIPASSGRTDRHRLRECWVTQ from the coding sequence ATGACAGCCAAGAAGCGCCAGGTCACGGGTGGGGTTGATACCCACGGAAAGACGCACCACGCCGCCGCGGTCGACCAGGCGGGTCGGGTGCTCGGTGACCAGCAGTTCCCGGCCACCGCAGCCGGATATCAGCAGCTGCTGCTCTGGCTGCGCGCCTTCGGCCGGGTGGTCAAGGTCGGGGTGGAGGGCACCGGCGCCTATGGCGCTGGCCTGGCGCGGCACCTGAGCGCGTCGGGCATCACCGTCGTCGAGATCGACCGCCCTGACCGCAAGACCCGTCGGAGCAAGGGCAAGTCCGACCCGATCGATGCCCTCGCCGCCGCCCGCACGGCCCTGTCCGGGCAGGCCACCGGTGTCCCGAAGACCCGCACCGGCCCGGTCGAGGCGATCCGCGTCCTGCGGGTGGCCCGCCGCGGCGCGGTCAAGGCCCGCACCGCAGCCCTTAACCAGCTCCACGGCCTGATCACCTCCGCGCCGGACGCACTGCGGGAGGATCTGGCCGGCCTCACCGGTGCCGCGCTCGTCCAACGATGCGTCGACCTCCGTGTCGAGGAGTCCACGCTCACCGACCCGGTGCACGCCACGAACGCCGCCCTCGCCGCGATCGCCACTCGGATCACCGCGCTCAACGCCGAGATCGCCCACGCCGATCGACGACTGCGCCCCGCCGTCGCCCGCACCGCACCGGCCCTTAGCCGCCTGTTCGGCGCAGGACCGGAAGTCGCGGGGCAACTGCTGACCACCGCCGGCGACAACCCCGACCGGCTCCGCTCCGAAGCAGCCCTGGCCCACCTCTGCGGCGCCGCCCCGATACCCGCCAGCAGCGGACGCACCGACCGCCACCGCCTCAGAGAGTGTTGGGTAACCCAGTGA
- a CDS encoding M48 metallopeptidase family protein → MAGVRKPVVEVRRSQRRRRTVSAYRDGERVVVLIPDQFSRAEETEWVDRMLARLAAREGRLARSDAELLDRAARLISLYLADHGPQAVPASVRWVTNQNGRWGSCTPADRTIRISHRLQDMPEWVLDYVLVHELAHLVVPSHNARFWALVGRYPKAERARGYLEGVAAAAGLPAD, encoded by the coding sequence ATGGCAGGGGTGCGGAAGCCGGTCGTCGAGGTACGGCGCAGCCAGCGTCGGCGACGCACAGTGTCCGCCTACCGGGACGGTGAGCGGGTGGTCGTGCTCATCCCCGACCAGTTCTCCCGGGCCGAGGAGACCGAGTGGGTCGACCGGATGCTGGCCCGGCTCGCCGCCCGGGAGGGGCGGCTGGCCCGCTCGGACGCCGAGCTGCTCGACCGCGCCGCCCGGCTGATCTCGCTCTACCTGGCCGACCACGGGCCGCAGGCCGTGCCGGCCAGCGTCCGGTGGGTCACCAACCAGAACGGCCGGTGGGGGTCCTGCACCCCGGCCGACCGGACCATCCGGATCTCGCACCGGCTGCAGGACATGCCGGAGTGGGTGCTCGACTACGTGCTCGTGCACGAGCTGGCCCACCTCGTCGTCCCCAGCCACAACGCCCGGTTCTGGGCGCTGGTCGGGCGGTACCCGAAGGCCGAGCGGGCCCGGGGCTACCTGGAGGGCGTCGCGGCGGCGGCAGGGCTCCCCGCCGACTGA
- a CDS encoding DUF5679 domain-containing protein: MADQAQTYNGYCVKCKEKRDFEGHVEVSKTGMNMAKGKCPVCGTTVNRILGKAKV; encoded by the coding sequence GTGGCCGACCAGGCCCAGACGTACAACGGTTACTGCGTCAAGTGCAAGGAGAAGCGGGACTTCGAGGGACACGTCGAGGTCTCCAAGACCGGGATGAACATGGCCAAGGGCAAGTGTCCGGTGTGCGGGACAACAGTGAACCGCATCCTGGGCAAGGCCAAGGTCTGA
- a CDS encoding TOMM precursor leader peptide-binding protein, whose amino-acid sequence MTRTALPRPTLLPGLTRLWRDRHTLQLGVEPGRAVLLELANPRAGQLLELLDGTRSERSILAHANATDVPAAEARTLLDALRAAGLVVPAHTLLPRDLAGASRIRLAAEAGALALAGAELPGTPAQVLRRRRAARVVLTGGGRLGGPLAVALAQAGVGHVDADLTGPVRPADLVGTGLDAAEVGRPLAAAIRAALARTAPGTGTGRLRRGRTDLVVQLDTDRPAALVATGYAQRRQPHLLVGLREGVPVVGPLVRPPAGPCLNCLDLHRADRDPGWPALAAQLAAATPDQDCATATLLSAVGYAAAEALAHLDGGAPETLGCAVRVAAAGRFRRRAWAPHPSCGCSGGRR is encoded by the coding sequence ATGACGCGTACCGCCCTTCCCCGTCCCACCCTGCTTCCGGGGCTCACCCGGCTCTGGCGCGACCGGCACACCCTCCAGCTGGGCGTCGAGCCCGGCCGGGCCGTCCTGCTGGAGCTGGCCAATCCACGGGCGGGCCAGCTGCTGGAACTGCTCGACGGCACCCGCAGCGAGCGCAGCATCCTCGCCCACGCGAACGCCACCGACGTGCCGGCCGCCGAGGCCCGCACCCTGCTCGACGCGCTGCGCGCCGCCGGGCTGGTCGTACCCGCGCACACCCTGCTCCCCCGCGACCTGGCCGGCGCGTCCCGCATCCGGCTCGCCGCCGAGGCCGGCGCGCTCGCCCTGGCCGGGGCCGAGCTGCCCGGCACCCCGGCCCAGGTGCTGCGCCGCCGCCGCGCCGCCCGCGTGGTGCTGACCGGCGGTGGCCGGCTCGGCGGGCCGCTCGCCGTAGCCCTGGCCCAGGCCGGGGTGGGTCACGTCGACGCCGACCTGACCGGCCCGGTGCGCCCCGCCGACCTGGTCGGCACCGGCCTCGACGCCGCCGAGGTCGGCCGGCCGCTCGCCGCCGCCATCCGCGCCGCCCTCGCCCGCACCGCCCCGGGCACCGGCACCGGCCGGCTGCGCCGCGGACGCACCGACCTGGTCGTCCAGCTCGACACCGACCGCCCCGCGGCACTGGTCGCCACCGGGTACGCCCAGCGCCGCCAGCCGCACCTGCTGGTCGGTCTCCGCGAGGGCGTACCCGTGGTGGGGCCGCTGGTCCGACCCCCGGCCGGCCCCTGCCTCAACTGCCTGGACCTGCACCGCGCCGACCGCGACCCGGGGTGGCCGGCGCTCGCCGCCCAGCTGGCGGCGGCGACACCCGACCAGGACTGCGCGACCGCGACCCTGCTCTCGGCCGTCGGCTACGCCGCCGCCGAGGCGCTCGCCCACCTCGACGGCGGCGCCCCGGAGACGCTGGGCTGCGCGGTCCGGGTGGCCGCGGCCGGCCGGTTCCGCCGTCGGGCCTGGGCCCCGCATCCCTCCTGCGGGTGTTCGGGCGGACGCCGATGA
- a CDS encoding ABC1 kinase family protein, giving the protein MTDIPRRAVSRTAKLAALPLGFAGRTVLGMGKRVTGLASDVISAEIQQRTAEQLFSVLGQLKGGAMKFGQALSVFEAALPEEVAAPYRQALTKLQEAAPPLPAASVHKVLAEQLGPDWRDRFVEFDDTPAAAASIGQVHRAVWRDPGYGPAGGPKHRDVAVKIQYPGAGDALLADLKQLSRLGGMFRAIQPGLDVKPLLVELRERITEELDYELEAESQRAFAAAYADDPEIFIPEVLDSSPRVLITEWIEGTPLSEIIRAGTEEQRDEAGRLMAELHLSAPMRAGLLHADPHPGNFRLLPDGRLGVIDFGAVARMPEGTPEPIGRLAGLALRGEADAVVAGLREEGFVSPTEPIDAQALLEYIQPMLAPVAEEEFRFTRAWLRSEATRLASPKSPAFQLSRQLNLPPSYLLIHRVTLGSIGVLCQLEAKAPYRAILERWLPGFAPVG; this is encoded by the coding sequence GTGACCGACATCCCGCGCCGGGCCGTGTCCCGGACCGCCAAGCTCGCCGCTCTGCCGCTCGGCTTCGCCGGGCGGACCGTCCTCGGCATGGGTAAGCGCGTCACCGGGCTCGCCTCCGACGTGATCTCGGCAGAGATCCAGCAGCGCACCGCCGAGCAGCTCTTCAGCGTGCTCGGCCAGCTCAAGGGCGGGGCGATGAAGTTCGGCCAGGCGCTGTCGGTCTTCGAGGCCGCGCTGCCGGAGGAGGTCGCCGCCCCCTACCGGCAGGCGTTGACGAAGCTCCAGGAGGCCGCCCCGCCGCTGCCGGCGGCCAGTGTGCACAAGGTCCTCGCCGAGCAGCTCGGCCCGGACTGGCGGGACCGGTTCGTCGAGTTCGACGACACCCCGGCCGCCGCGGCCAGCATCGGCCAGGTGCACCGCGCGGTCTGGCGGGACCCGGGCTACGGGCCGGCCGGCGGCCCGAAGCACCGGGACGTGGCGGTCAAGATCCAGTATCCGGGCGCGGGGGACGCGCTGCTGGCCGACCTCAAGCAGCTCTCCCGGCTCGGCGGCATGTTCCGGGCGATCCAGCCGGGTCTGGACGTCAAGCCGCTCCTGGTGGAGCTGCGTGAGCGGATCACCGAGGAGCTGGACTACGAGCTGGAGGCCGAGTCGCAGCGCGCCTTCGCCGCCGCGTACGCCGACGACCCGGAGATCTTCATCCCCGAGGTGCTGGACTCCTCCCCCCGGGTCCTGATCACCGAGTGGATCGAGGGCACCCCGCTGTCGGAGATCATCCGCGCCGGCACCGAGGAGCAACGCGACGAGGCCGGCCGGCTGATGGCCGAGCTGCACCTCTCCGCCCCGATGCGGGCCGGGCTGCTGCACGCCGACCCGCACCCGGGCAACTTCCGGCTGCTCCCCGACGGGCGGCTCGGCGTGATCGACTTCGGCGCGGTGGCCCGGATGCCCGAGGGCACCCCGGAGCCGATCGGCCGGCTGGCCGGGCTGGCGCTGCGCGGGGAGGCCGACGCGGTGGTCGCCGGGCTGCGCGAGGAGGGCTTCGTCAGCCCCACCGAGCCGATCGACGCGCAGGCCCTCCTGGAATACATCCAGCCGATGCTCGCCCCGGTCGCCGAGGAGGAGTTCCGGTTCACCCGGGCCTGGCTGCGCTCCGAGGCGACCCGGCTGGCCAGCCCGAAGTCGCCGGCCTTCCAGCTCAGCCGGCAGCTCAACCTGCCCCCGTCGTACCTGCTGATCCACCGGGTGACGCTGGGTTCGATCGGGGTGCTCTGCCAGCTGGAGGCGAAGGCGCCGTACCGGGCGATCCTGGAGCGCTGGCTGCCCGGCTTCGCCCCGGTGGGCTGA
- a CDS encoding WhiB family transcriptional regulator, whose translation MSLALAPLDVSVEVEANLPCRKFDPDLWFSDSPAELELAKSLCGDCPLRVECLAGAVERAEPWGVWGGEIFERGAVVPRKRPRGRPRKEDLARDAELRVEAEARLAASGLSESRNAVRLAA comes from the coding sequence ATGAGTCTGGCGTTGGCCCCACTCGACGTGAGCGTCGAGGTGGAGGCGAACCTGCCCTGCCGGAAGTTCGACCCCGACCTGTGGTTCTCCGACTCGCCCGCCGAGCTCGAGCTGGCCAAGTCGCTCTGCGGGGACTGCCCGCTGCGCGTCGAGTGCCTCGCCGGGGCGGTCGAGCGGGCCGAGCCCTGGGGCGTCTGGGGTGGCGAGATCTTCGAGCGTGGCGCGGTCGTCCCGCGCAAGCGGCCCCGTGGCCGCCCGCGCAAGGAGGACCTGGCCCGTGACGCCGAGCTCCGGGTCGAGGCCGAGGCGCGACTGGCGGCCAGTGGGCTGTCCGAGTCGCGCAACGCGGTCCGGCTGGCGGCCTGA
- a CDS encoding ATP-dependent DNA helicase UvrD2 produces the protein MVVHSAAERVLAGLDPEQRSAVTAPAGPVCVLAGAGTGKTRAVTSRIAHRALTGDISARHVLAVTFTARAAAEMRSRLTLLGVQGVQARTFHAAALRQVRYFAPRLLEGRAMPELLDSKVRVVTLAAAKVGLRADRAAARDLAGEIEWAKSSLVEPGEYVVAAAKALRETPHDPAKVAEVFAAYEKLKRGNGVIDFEDMLRAAVWGIEEHPDVAEQVRGQYRHFVVDEYQDVNPLQQRLLEAWLGGRDDLTVVGDASQTIYSFTGATSAYLVDFPRRHRGATVVRLVRDYRSTPQVVGLANAVISQARGAEARLRLELVGQRPPGPEPDLRIFTDEPAEAAAVAARCRTMIDGGTPAREIAVLFRTNAQSEAYEKALTEAGVPYVVQGAERFFERAEVRQAMIALRAATRSVDGGIPLPTAVREALTAVGWAPDAPPAGGAARERWEALAALVQLAEEYAGTPPVLPVGEAAVIERPVTLTDFNDELARRAAQQHVPTVDGVTLASLHSAKGLEWDAVFLVGLSEGTLPTTYARTAEQVEEERRLLYVGVTRAREWLWLSYSVARSPGGRARRPSRFLPQLDRSGGGERAGATPAKQAAARRPAARVISCRICGATLLAGPDRKLGRCPTCPSDIDEELYERLREWRVRVAGVQKVPSYVVFTDATLTALAERKPVRAEELIAIAGIGPRKLGLYGESVLALVKGAAVDDVCPQKTFEK, from the coding sequence GTGGTGGTTCACTCAGCGGCGGAACGGGTGCTGGCCGGGCTGGATCCGGAGCAGCGGTCCGCGGTGACCGCCCCGGCCGGCCCGGTCTGCGTGCTGGCCGGCGCCGGCACCGGCAAGACCCGCGCGGTCACCTCCCGGATCGCCCACCGCGCCCTGACCGGTGACATCTCCGCCCGGCACGTGCTGGCGGTCACCTTCACCGCCCGCGCCGCAGCCGAGATGCGCAGCCGACTCACCCTGCTCGGGGTGCAGGGCGTCCAGGCACGCACGTTCCATGCCGCGGCGCTGCGCCAGGTCCGCTACTTCGCGCCCCGGCTGCTGGAGGGCCGGGCCATGCCCGAGCTGCTGGACAGCAAGGTGCGGGTGGTCACGCTCGCCGCCGCCAAGGTGGGCCTGCGCGCCGACCGGGCCGCCGCCCGGGACCTGGCCGGCGAGATCGAGTGGGCCAAGTCGTCGCTGGTCGAGCCGGGGGAGTACGTGGTCGCCGCCGCGAAGGCGCTGCGCGAGACCCCGCACGACCCGGCGAAGGTGGCCGAGGTCTTCGCCGCGTACGAGAAGCTCAAGCGCGGCAACGGTGTGATCGACTTCGAGGACATGCTGCGCGCCGCGGTCTGGGGCATCGAGGAGCACCCCGACGTCGCCGAGCAGGTACGCGGCCAGTACCGGCACTTCGTCGTCGACGAGTACCAGGACGTCAACCCGTTGCAGCAGCGGCTGCTGGAGGCGTGGCTCGGCGGCCGGGACGACCTGACCGTGGTCGGTGACGCCAGCCAGACCATCTACTCCTTCACCGGCGCCACCTCGGCGTACCTGGTCGACTTCCCGCGCCGGCACCGCGGCGCGACGGTGGTCCGGCTGGTCCGCGACTACCGCTCCACTCCGCAGGTGGTCGGCCTGGCCAACGCGGTCATCTCACAGGCCCGCGGCGCGGAGGCGCGACTGCGGCTGGAACTGGTCGGCCAGCGCCCGCCCGGCCCCGAACCGGACCTGCGGATCTTCACCGACGAGCCGGCCGAGGCCGCGGCGGTCGCGGCCCGTTGCCGGACGATGATCGACGGTGGCACGCCGGCCCGCGAGATCGCCGTGCTGTTCCGGACCAACGCGCAGTCCGAGGCGTACGAGAAGGCGCTCACCGAGGCCGGGGTGCCGTACGTGGTGCAGGGCGCGGAGCGCTTCTTCGAGCGGGCCGAGGTGCGCCAGGCGATGATCGCGCTGCGCGCCGCCACCCGCTCCGTCGACGGCGGCATCCCGTTGCCGACAGCGGTCCGCGAGGCGCTGACCGCGGTGGGCTGGGCGCCGGACGCCCCACCGGCCGGCGGCGCGGCGCGGGAACGCTGGGAGGCGCTGGCCGCCCTGGTCCAGCTCGCCGAGGAGTACGCCGGCACGCCGCCGGTGCTGCCGGTCGGCGAGGCGGCGGTGATCGAGCGGCCGGTGACCCTGACCGACTTCAACGACGAGCTGGCCCGGCGGGCCGCCCAGCAGCACGTGCCGACCGTGGACGGGGTGACCCTGGCCTCCCTGCACTCGGCCAAGGGGCTGGAGTGGGACGCGGTCTTCCTGGTCGGGCTCTCCGAGGGCACCCTGCCCACCACGTACGCCCGGACCGCCGAGCAGGTGGAGGAGGAGCGCCGGCTGCTCTACGTCGGCGTCACCCGGGCCCGGGAGTGGCTCTGGCTGTCGTACTCGGTGGCCCGGTCCCCGGGCGGGCGGGCCCGGCGGCCGTCCCGGTTCCTGCCCCAGCTCGACCGCTCCGGCGGCGGCGAGCGGGCCGGCGCCACCCCGGCGAAGCAGGCCGCCGCCCGGCGTCCCGCTGCCCGGGTGATCTCCTGCCGGATCTGCGGCGCGACCCTGCTCGCCGGTCCCGACCGCAAGCTGGGCCGCTGCCCCACCTGCCCGTCCGACATCGACGAGGAGCTGTACGAGCGGCTGCGGGAGTGGCGGGTCCGGGTGGCCGGGGTGCAGAAGGTCCCCTCCTACGTGGTCTTCACCGACGCCACGCTCACGGCGCTGGCCGAGCGCAAGCCGGTACGCGCCGAGGAGCTGATCGCGATCGCCGGGATCGGCCCCCGCAAGCTGGGCCTCTACGGCGAGTCGGTCCTCGCTCTGGTCAAGGGCGCGGCGGTCGACGACGTCTGCCCGCAGAAAACTTTCGAAAAGTAG
- a CDS encoding mycoredoxin — protein sequence MLTMYSTSWCGYCHRLKSQLDREGIGYEVVDIEKDPQAADFVMKVNGGNQTVPTLRFADGSALTNPSITQVKQHLSTIAG from the coding sequence ATGCTGACGATGTATTCGACCTCGTGGTGCGGCTACTGCCACCGGCTGAAGTCGCAGCTCGACCGGGAGGGCATCGGCTACGAGGTGGTCGACATCGAGAAGGACCCGCAGGCCGCGGACTTCGTGATGAAGGTCAACGGCGGCAACCAGACGGTCCCGACCCTGCGCTTCGCCGACGGCAGCGCGCTGACCAACCCGTCGATCACCCAGGTCAAGCAGCACCTCTCCACCATCGCCGGCTGA